In a genomic window of Fimbriiglobus ruber:
- a CDS encoding tetratricopeptide repeat protein produces the protein MNHSHDKYYTPDEEYQIARAVWANDGDAKHAAHHLAAALVSDPHHPDRLRLLDDIIAGTRDPLAMAPLSEEGNYLGTVAVRAYVLAKTGRVPEAVALIGQVHHARPDVPFLDWAVDWLTREPAAAALIQPSALFGFFGPLISKYPGNVIEVPAARAELEAALRFHEAAVRDPHPDPMLSYLKIALLRKLGRLDDAERLARACYDREPNYFFSTALAMICQSRENYAEWLHWQNKALEHDPADTAVRRDLGDWHLERGQVTEAARYYQDAFNLESTDEWSEASLLFAKHRLEPDGPWLARLQAFAVAHPESDRARSLLGVNQPYVTSLPTPVEAMVNVLPKLLADIRKDPSKLPDGELRFTVSSMEAPSARMSVQLQLQALGSDATISVEYETVQKPDPRVPRVEVTHQVWRYLEKAPDNTKRSAKRLTTDPLPAVPEPPPGIAAAVARLAGLVYERPSWYTSTGTAVAKFHAPTPEQFLGVMAHPPEMPTDWYAPDWVLRCQVAAAMMIAHLPDGRAVLLDLLQGPYDWTITAAAIALTAAAERDPTVTDDALPLFLELLQNQPQPGFVCYQHPLACLIQQLPGVSEDVRKYFAEFQAKLERDDREEEQSE, from the coding sequence GTGAACCACTCGCACGACAAGTACTACACGCCCGACGAGGAATACCAGATCGCCCGGGCGGTCTGGGCGAACGACGGGGACGCGAAGCATGCCGCCCACCATCTGGCCGCCGCGCTGGTGAGCGACCCGCACCACCCGGACCGGCTCCGCCTACTCGACGACATCATCGCCGGCACCCGCGACCCGCTCGCGATGGCTCCCCTGAGCGAAGAAGGCAACTACCTGGGTACTGTCGCTGTCCGGGCTTACGTACTGGCGAAGACCGGGCGGGTGCCCGAGGCGGTCGCGCTGATCGGGCAGGTCCACCACGCCCGGCCGGACGTGCCCTTCCTCGACTGGGCGGTCGACTGGCTGACGCGGGAGCCCGCGGCGGCCGCTTTGATTCAGCCGTCGGCCCTGTTCGGCTTCTTCGGCCCGCTCATTTCGAAGTACCCGGGAAACGTGATCGAGGTGCCGGCCGCCCGGGCCGAGTTGGAAGCCGCCCTGCGCTTCCACGAGGCGGCGGTCCGCGACCCGCACCCCGATCCGATGCTGAGCTACCTCAAGATCGCGCTGCTCCGCAAACTCGGCCGGTTGGACGACGCCGAGCGGCTGGCGCGGGCCTGTTACGACCGGGAGCCGAATTACTTCTTCTCGACGGCGCTGGCCATGATCTGCCAGTCACGGGAGAACTACGCCGAGTGGTTGCACTGGCAAAACAAGGCCCTCGAACACGACCCCGCGGACACGGCCGTCCGCCGCGACCTGGGCGATTGGCACCTCGAACGCGGCCAGGTCACCGAAGCCGCCCGGTACTACCAGGACGCCTTCAACCTGGAGTCGACCGATGAGTGGTCGGAAGCGTCCCTGCTCTTCGCGAAACACCGGCTCGAGCCGGACGGGCCGTGGCTGGCCCGCCTCCAGGCGTTCGCCGTCGCTCACCCGGAAAGTGATCGGGCGCGGTCGCTACTCGGGGTCAACCAACCCTATGTGACCAGCCTCCCGACGCCGGTCGAGGCGATGGTGAACGTCTTGCCGAAATTGCTGGCCGATATCCGCAAGGACCCCAGCAAGTTGCCGGACGGCGAACTCCGGTTTACCGTTTCCTCGATGGAAGCCCCGTCGGCCCGGATGTCGGTCCAATTGCAACTCCAGGCCCTCGGCAGCGACGCCACGATTTCCGTGGAGTACGAGACGGTCCAGAAGCCGGACCCGCGTGTTCCCCGGGTGGAGGTGACGCACCAGGTCTGGCGCTATTTGGAGAAAGCGCCAGACAACACCAAGCGGTCCGCCAAGCGGCTGACGACCGACCCGCTGCCGGCCGTCCCGGAGCCGCCGCCCGGGATCGCGGCGGCGGTCGCCCGGCTCGCCGGGTTGGTCTACGAGCGGCCGAGTTGGTACACGTCGACCGGGACGGCAGTTGCGAAGTTTCACGCCCCGACCCCGGAACAGTTCCTCGGGGTCATGGCCCATCCGCCGGAGATGCCGACCGACTGGTACGCGCCGGACTGGGTGCTGCGGTGCCAGGTCGCGGCAGCCATGATGATCGCCCACCTGCCGGACGGCCGGGCCGTGTTGCTCGACCTGCTTCAGGGCCCCTACGACTGGACGATCACCGCCGCGGCCATCGCGCTCACGGCCGCCGCCGAGCGCGACCCGACTGTTACCGACGACGCGCTGCCGCTGTTCCTCGAACTCCTGCAAAATCAGCCGCAGCCCGGGTTCGTCTGTTACCAACACCCGCTGGCCTGCCTGATCCAACAGCTGCCCGGGGTGTCGGAAGACGTTCGGAAATACTTCGCCGAATTTCAGGCGAAGCTGGAGCGCGACGATCGAGAAGAGGAACAAAGCGAATAA
- a CDS encoding NifU family protein has product MLSLTDRVSAALKEHVAPALELDGAGIEVIDVTDGIARVRLTGTCSGCPATIVTIITGLESELRKYVPEIEFLEAVA; this is encoded by the coding sequence ATGCTCTCACTCACCGACCGCGTGTCCGCCGCGCTGAAAGAACACGTCGCGCCGGCCCTGGAGCTGGACGGGGCCGGGATCGAGGTCATAGACGTGACCGACGGGATCGCCCGGGTCCGGCTGACCGGAACCTGTTCCGGGTGCCCGGCCACGATTGTGACGATCATCACCGGCCTGGAGAGCGAATTGCGGAAGTACGTGCCGGAGATCGAATTTCTCGAAGCGGTCGCGTGA
- a CDS encoding DMT family transporter, whose protein sequence is MNWLTAVYALFAAGAGACIALQASANGKFRHNLDSPLFAAFFSICGTFVSACAVMLIVRPPAPETAAIRETQWWNWIGGPLGMLIVLAGATLIRELGAAAFIALVVGGQLVCSTLLDHFALLGLKEQPITPGRVFGAVLVVAGVVCIKYL, encoded by the coding sequence ATGAACTGGCTCACCGCTGTTTACGCCCTCTTCGCCGCCGGCGCCGGCGCCTGCATCGCCCTCCAGGCGTCCGCCAACGGGAAGTTTCGCCACAATCTGGACAGCCCGCTGTTCGCCGCGTTCTTCTCGATCTGCGGGACGTTCGTCTCTGCGTGCGCGGTCATGCTCATCGTCCGCCCGCCGGCGCCCGAAACCGCCGCAATCCGCGAGACGCAGTGGTGGAACTGGATCGGCGGCCCGCTCGGGATGCTCATCGTCCTCGCCGGCGCCACCCTCATCCGCGAACTCGGGGCCGCGGCGTTCATCGCCCTGGTGGTCGGCGGCCAACTTGTTTGCTCGACCCTCCTCGACCACTTCGCCCTACTTGGCCTCAAAGAGCAGCCGATCACGCCCGGGCGGGTGTTCGGCGCGGTCCTCGTGGTGGCCGGCGTGGTGTGTATCAAGTATCTGTGA
- a CDS encoding DUF1559 domain-containing protein produces the protein MRGRSRPGFTLIELLVVIAIIAILIGLLLPAVQKVRAAAARTQCINKLKQLAIASHSYHDIIGYLPPGVALPGPDGKYTCLFVELLPQIEQSAVYAQWDAVNPANNFGGAGTTAAAAISTFLCPTADVPSNPVTFGSQLFGACSYGGNAGTISFPPARATNDGVFTYATTTSRNQTRLLDITDGTSNTLLLGERVIGDGNLDSYLIAPIQPAPSPPLQPSSLFVMWAQVPGVNAGGGYLLAGSVSINTGFPTAYIPPPPKTPPVPPPPVPWSSININVWNRLSTYGSRHTGGANFALADGSVRFLPDSTPIPTLAALSTRAGGEVVSVE, from the coding sequence ATGCGTGGTCGGTCCCGCCCCGGGTTTACGCTGATCGAACTGTTGGTCGTGATCGCGATCATCGCGATCCTGATCGGGCTGTTGCTGCCCGCCGTCCAGAAGGTCCGGGCGGCCGCGGCACGGACGCAGTGCATCAACAAGCTCAAGCAGCTCGCGATCGCGTCCCATTCCTACCACGACATTATCGGGTATCTGCCGCCCGGGGTGGCCTTGCCGGGGCCGGACGGCAAGTACACGTGCCTGTTCGTCGAACTTCTCCCGCAGATCGAGCAGTCGGCGGTGTACGCGCAGTGGGACGCGGTCAACCCCGCGAACAACTTCGGCGGGGCCGGCACGACCGCCGCCGCGGCGATCTCGACGTTCCTCTGCCCGACGGCCGACGTGCCCTCGAACCCCGTGACGTTCGGTTCTCAGCTGTTCGGTGCGTGCAGTTACGGGGGCAACGCCGGCACCATTTCGTTCCCACCCGCGCGGGCCACAAACGACGGCGTGTTCACGTACGCCACCACGACCAGCCGGAACCAGACGCGGCTCCTCGACATCACCGACGGCACCTCGAACACCCTCCTCCTGGGCGAGCGGGTGATCGGGGACGGAAATTTGGACAGCTACCTGATCGCCCCGATCCAACCCGCCCCATCGCCACCGCTCCAACCGTCGAGTCTATTCGTGATGTGGGCCCAGGTCCCGGGCGTGAACGCCGGCGGCGGCTACCTCCTCGCCGGCAGCGTCTCGATCAACACCGGCTTCCCGACCGCGTACATACCGCCGCCGCCGAAGACCCCGCCCGTCCCCCCGCCGCCCGTCCCCTGGAGTTCCATCAACATCAACGTCTGGAACCGACTCAGCACGTACGGCAGCCGCCACACCGGCGGCGCGAATTTCGCGCTGGCCGACGGGTCGGTCCGCTTCCTGCCGGACTCGACTCCGATACCGACACTGGCCGCCCTCAGCACCCGGGCGGGGGGCGAGGTCGTTTCCGTTGAGTAG
- a CDS encoding protein-disulfide reductase DsbD family protein — translation MSPRRLLSVAVSSALAVVVLTAADHVRVKRPDRPAPAREEPSSFIKLPGAGSGAKSFADIASYTATFEPAQAKRGQVVTLKLTVSPKPEKRSWTYPADPPPDQASKNTINVPRKGDVIFVGAVVDPAGWKEKPSDLGGIERYYPKPVTWEIKAVVSPTAAPGKKSVALTGTRFQACIDGNCFVSDIRRPPAAELEILDGAAEKVPAEFDAAVQKAIGTAPPAAAPVPPVAPPGGPDPARGAPPAVAPPGASAVQVAPAAEDKKGGLIQKPSVPPADYEKDLDELAAKIDRPPPLPLQGGFLGLILAAVFWGYVSLVTPCVFPMIPITVSLFLKQSHQSTGGAVRRALVYCLTIIAVLGSSAVFLLSIFRGLSVNPIMNIFMGGLFIVFALSLFGMYDIQLPGFLLRYTEKRRGAGGLIGTVFGALAFSIVSFTCVAPFLGGFAGMAASGNYGTFELILAGIAFATAFASPFFVLAMFPSLIKKLPKSGGWLDSVKVVMGFLELAAAFKFFRTAELRILSRPEYFTYDLVLGAWVAIAAAAGLYLLNLYRLPHDEEKPNVGVFRMLLGVTFLGIAVYLTPALFKTGAAGQTQRPGGAMYAWVNAFLLPEPGEAGGEELPWSSDLKGAVERIVKEKQAGGPVTKPLIFIDFTGVTCSNCKLNEQNVFTQSMVRELVKKYTLVQMYTDDVPATFFTDDRELFERRIEGANNLQFQGKVFGTQQLPLYAILAPQADGRVKVVGVYDEGKINNVPAFVEFLKKPLEGK, via the coding sequence ATGTCGCCGCGCCGCTTGCTTTCCGTGGCCGTGTCGTCCGCCCTGGCCGTCGTTGTGTTGACCGCGGCTGACCATGTCCGTGTTAAACGACCTGATCGCCCGGCTCCCGCCCGCGAGGAGCCCTCGTCGTTCATCAAGTTGCCGGGGGCCGGTTCGGGGGCCAAATCGTTCGCGGACATTGCCAGTTATACGGCCACGTTCGAGCCGGCGCAGGCGAAGCGGGGGCAGGTCGTCACGCTCAAACTGACCGTGTCGCCTAAACCCGAAAAACGCAGCTGGACCTACCCGGCCGACCCGCCCCCCGACCAGGCTTCGAAGAATACCATTAACGTTCCCCGCAAGGGCGACGTGATCTTCGTCGGCGCCGTCGTCGACCCGGCCGGGTGGAAGGAAAAACCGTCGGACCTGGGCGGGATCGAGCGGTACTACCCCAAGCCCGTGACATGGGAAATCAAGGCCGTCGTGTCGCCGACCGCGGCCCCCGGGAAGAAATCGGTTGCGTTGACTGGTACGCGGTTTCAGGCGTGCATCGACGGCAATTGCTTCGTCTCCGACATTCGCCGTCCGCCCGCAGCCGAACTCGAAATCCTCGACGGCGCGGCCGAGAAGGTGCCGGCGGAATTCGACGCCGCCGTTCAGAAGGCGATCGGCACCGCTCCGCCCGCTGCGGCACCTGTGCCTCCGGTCGCCCCGCCCGGCGGTCCCGATCCGGCCCGCGGTGCCCCGCCGGCGGTAGCCCCGCCGGGCGCGTCTGCCGTCCAGGTCGCCCCGGCGGCCGAGGACAAGAAAGGCGGGCTGATTCAAAAGCCATCCGTCCCGCCGGCCGACTACGAAAAAGATCTCGATGAGTTGGCCGCGAAGATCGACCGCCCGCCGCCGCTGCCCTTACAAGGCGGGTTCCTTGGGTTGATCCTGGCGGCCGTCTTTTGGGGGTACGTCTCGCTCGTCACGCCGTGCGTCTTCCCGATGATCCCGATCACGGTGAGTCTATTCCTCAAGCAGAGCCACCAGTCGACGGGCGGCGCGGTCCGCCGCGCGCTCGTGTACTGCCTGACGATCATCGCGGTCCTCGGCTCGTCGGCCGTGTTCCTCCTGTCCATTTTCCGCGGGCTCAGTGTGAACCCGATCATGAACATTTTCATGGGCGGGCTGTTCATCGTGTTCGCGCTGAGCCTGTTCGGCATGTACGACATCCAGCTGCCCGGCTTCCTCCTGCGGTACACCGAGAAGCGCCGCGGGGCGGGCGGGTTGATCGGGACCGTGTTCGGCGCCCTGGCGTTCAGCATCGTGAGCTTCACGTGCGTGGCCCCGTTCCTCGGCGGGTTCGCCGGCATGGCCGCGAGCGGGAATTACGGGACGTTCGAACTGATCCTCGCGGGGATCGCGTTCGCGACCGCGTTCGCCTCGCCGTTCTTCGTCCTCGCCATGTTCCCGAGCCTGATCAAGAAGTTGCCGAAGTCCGGCGGGTGGCTGGACAGCGTGAAGGTGGTCATGGGGTTCCTGGAACTGGCCGCCGCGTTCAAGTTCTTCCGCACCGCGGAACTCCGCATCCTGTCCCGGCCGGAATACTTCACGTACGACCTCGTCCTCGGCGCGTGGGTCGCGATCGCGGCCGCCGCGGGACTCTATTTGCTCAATCTCTACCGGCTCCCGCACGACGAGGAGAAGCCGAACGTCGGCGTCTTCCGGATGTTGCTCGGGGTGACGTTCCTGGGGATCGCGGTCTACCTGACGCCCGCGCTGTTCAAGACGGGGGCGGCCGGGCAGACGCAGCGGCCGGGCGGGGCGATGTACGCCTGGGTGAACGCGTTCCTGCTCCCCGAACCGGGCGAGGCCGGCGGCGAAGAGTTGCCATGGAGTTCGGACTTGAAGGGAGCTGTCGAACGGATCGTGAAGGAGAAACAAGCCGGCGGCCCGGTGACAAAACCGTTGATCTTCATCGACTTCACCGGCGTCACCTGCTCGAACTGTAAGCTGAACGAGCAGAACGTCTTTACCCAATCGATGGTCCGCGAACTGGTGAAGAAATACACGCTGGTCCAGATGTACACGGACGACGTGCCCGCCACGTTTTTCACCGACGACCGCGAACTGTTTGAACGCCGCATCGAGGGGGCGAACAACCTCCAGTTCCAGGGCAAAGTGTTCGGCACCCAGCAACTGCCCCTATACGCGATCCTGGCCCCGCAGGCCGACGGCCGGGTGAAGGTGGTGGGCGTGTACGACGAGGGGAAGATCAACAACGTGCCGGCGTTCGTCGAGTTCCTGAAGAAGCCGCTGGAAGGGAAGTAA
- a CDS encoding leucine-rich repeat domain-containing protein translates to MPSPAVRSLLAFLGCLSLTARGPGADEPYKENEAAVAAVGQLGVNVVRGYPTRAAEGGATIRVGNRKEVVRNLAGNVLPVVALEFTGPAVTDATVAAAATHIPSFKYFDRVVFQNSAVTDAGLKSLAKCNVAEIVIGPGHLSGVGLRALADNTRLTALRVHGTSLSADGFKAVAGLKSLTDLSLKRSTVADRDLKPVGELGGLTDLDLSETAVSDAGLAHLAGLKKLTRLDLSRTRVTGTTLATLEGFAALTDLQLDGTPLTDTGLALLPALPALTTLDLSRTPVRGPGLRSVGRSPGLRELTLANSQVADPGLPFVAACKKLTILDMEHTRITDAGLKSLRGSTDLEVLNLGANAIGDEGLKELADLTHVVRLDLSGTRVTDGGLKSLAKMEGLQSLLLAGTKITSTAAQHLKSHTALTELNVAKTKFGDPGLVELTRNHEQLADLNLGGTPVGAGVEKVVAFKNLSRLILDDTKVGDGVVTKLAGMPSLSTLHLARTAISNASFKTFTEMRDTLIALDVTSTRLTPLKVRELRIALPYTHVVPYVP, encoded by the coding sequence ATGCCCTCGCCCGCCGTCCGTTCCTTGCTGGCCTTCCTCGGGTGTTTGTCACTAACCGCACGCGGCCCGGGAGCCGATGAGCCCTACAAGGAAAATGAGGCGGCCGTTGCCGCGGTCGGGCAACTCGGCGTGAACGTCGTTCGGGGGTATCCGACACGGGCGGCCGAAGGCGGAGCCACGATCCGGGTCGGCAATCGCAAGGAGGTCGTCCGGAATCTGGCCGGCAACGTCCTGCCCGTCGTGGCCCTGGAATTCACCGGCCCGGCCGTCACAGACGCGACCGTCGCCGCCGCGGCCACCCACATCCCGTCGTTCAAATATTTCGATCGCGTCGTTTTCCAGAACTCGGCCGTCACCGACGCCGGGCTCAAATCCCTCGCCAAGTGTAACGTCGCCGAGATCGTTATCGGTCCCGGGCACCTGTCCGGGGTCGGGCTCCGGGCTCTGGCCGACAACACCCGACTCACCGCTCTGCGGGTCCACGGAACCTCGCTTTCTGCGGACGGATTCAAAGCGGTCGCGGGCCTCAAGAGTCTTACCGACCTGAGTCTCAAGCGGAGTACCGTCGCCGACCGCGACCTGAAGCCGGTCGGCGAGTTGGGCGGTCTGACTGACCTCGACCTGTCCGAAACGGCGGTCTCCGACGCCGGCCTCGCGCACCTGGCCGGCCTGAAGAAATTGACCCGGCTCGACCTGTCGCGCACCCGAGTCACCGGCACGACCCTGGCAACCCTCGAAGGATTCGCGGCCCTCACCGACCTCCAATTGGACGGTACGCCCCTCACCGACACCGGGCTCGCCTTGCTTCCGGCCCTGCCCGCACTGACCACACTCGACCTGAGCCGGACGCCGGTGCGCGGCCCGGGTCTCCGGTCAGTCGGTCGATCGCCCGGTCTCCGGGAGCTGACACTCGCGAACAGCCAGGTAGCCGACCCCGGTTTGCCGTTCGTCGCCGCTTGCAAAAAGTTGACGATACTCGACATGGAGCACACCCGGATCACGGACGCCGGCCTCAAGAGTTTGCGCGGCTCGACCGACCTGGAAGTTCTGAACCTCGGTGCGAATGCGATCGGTGACGAAGGTCTCAAGGAACTGGCGGACCTCACCCATGTCGTGCGCCTGGATCTGTCCGGCACGCGCGTGACGGACGGTGGCTTGAAAAGTCTCGCGAAGATGGAAGGACTCCAGTCGTTGCTCCTCGCGGGGACGAAGATCACCTCGACCGCCGCCCAACACCTCAAATCTCACACCGCCCTGACCGAACTGAACGTGGCCAAGACCAAGTTCGGCGACCCGGGTCTGGTCGAACTGACCCGCAACCATGAGCAACTGGCCGACCTGAACCTGGGCGGCACACCGGTCGGGGCCGGGGTCGAGAAGGTCGTCGCCTTCAAGAACCTCTCGCGCCTGATCCTCGACGACACCAAGGTGGGCGACGGCGTCGTGACGAAGTTGGCCGGCATGCCGTCGCTGTCGACGCTCCACCTGGCCCGGACCGCGATCAGCAACGCGTCCTTCAAAACCTTCACCGAAATGCGCGACACCTTGATCGCCCTCGACGTCACCAGCACCCGGTTAACGCCCCTCAAGGTGCGCGAGTTGAGAATCGCACTGCCGTACACGCACGTCGTCCCCTACGTGCCGTGA
- a CDS encoding sugar phosphate isomerase/epimerase family protein, translating to MQLGFVSAILGDLTLEEVFAFAADEGFPCVEVMCWPPGKADRRYAGVTHLDVSEFTHDAAAHVHDLMRIHRVQISGLGYYPNPLDPDPAHRRVVGEHLKKVIRAAPAVGVGVVNTFIGRDWRQSVAANMSLVREVWTPILAEAATAGVKIGIEHCPMLFSDDEWPGGKNVAVSPAVWRQLFDLFPDGRLGLNFDPSHLIWQFIDAARAVREFGPHIVHVHAKDERIDHERLYEVGAMGLGWHRPKLPGLGDVAWGPFFAALTDSGYNGPVCIEVEDRAYEGSLADRRRALRQSKKFLEQFCG from the coding sequence ATGCAACTCGGGTTCGTGTCGGCGATCCTCGGTGACCTGACGCTGGAAGAAGTCTTCGCGTTCGCCGCCGACGAAGGGTTCCCGTGTGTCGAGGTCATGTGCTGGCCGCCCGGGAAGGCCGACCGCCGGTACGCCGGGGTGACGCACCTGGACGTGTCCGAGTTCACGCACGACGCCGCCGCCCACGTCCACGACCTGATGCGGATTCACCGGGTGCAGATTTCCGGCCTCGGATATTACCCGAACCCGCTCGACCCCGACCCGGCCCACCGCCGGGTCGTCGGCGAACACCTCAAGAAGGTCATCCGGGCCGCGCCCGCGGTCGGGGTCGGGGTGGTCAACACGTTCATCGGGCGGGACTGGCGGCAGTCGGTCGCGGCCAACATGAGCCTGGTTCGCGAGGTCTGGACGCCGATCCTGGCCGAAGCAGCCACGGCTGGCGTGAAGATCGGGATCGAACACTGCCCGATGCTGTTTTCGGACGACGAGTGGCCGGGCGGGAAGAACGTGGCGGTCAGCCCAGCCGTCTGGCGGCAGCTGTTCGATCTCTTCCCCGACGGCCGGCTCGGGCTGAATTTCGACCCGTCGCACCTGATCTGGCAGTTCATCGACGCCGCCCGGGCGGTCCGCGAGTTCGGTCCACACATCGTCCACGTCCACGCGAAAGACGAGCGGATCGACCACGAGCGTCTATATGAGGTTGGGGCGATGGGCCTCGGCTGGCACCGCCCGAAGCTGCCCGGCCTCGGCGACGTGGCCTGGGGGCCGTTCTTCGCGGCCCTCACCGACAGCGGGTACAACGGCCCGGTCTGCATCGAGGTCGAGGACCGGGCCTACGAGGGGTCGCTGGCCGACCGTCGGCGGGCCCTGCGGCAGAGTAAGAAGTTCCTGGAACAGTTCTGCGGTTAG
- a CDS encoding thioredoxin-like domain-containing protein codes for MTPAGTDETFLRTAVRSRFLWWAPVVLAVTGLFATGCEAAPGPKTAGAAAAGSDEKPTGEKREAAPELDGGVAWLNTAGPIKMADLKGKVVLLDFWTLCCINCIHIMPDLAKLEKKYPNNLVVIGVHSPKFDNEKETNSIRKAVLRYELAHPVVNDADRKIWERFGVQSWPTVALVDTEGKMVGGVSGEGNYDILDRMIAKLVAEGKEKKTLNEKPLRFDLLRYRETADTPLFFPGKVLADEKSNRLFIADSTHHRVVVTDLSGKKLAIAGTGSPGRVDGPFATAQFDDPQGLALDGDTLYVADRKNHSIRALDLKAGTVSMAAGTGEQTQDTRMLDHPGPAKTTGLNSPWDLLIVGRTMFVAMAGHHQIWAMNLDKKEIGPFAGDGRENIKDGPLFAARFAQPSGLASDGKFLYVADSEVSAIRKLPVDGTGRVETLVGEGLFEFGDQDGVGSAVRLQHALGVAYYDGKLIVADTYNSKLKFLDPKSRECKTFLGGPDPDGKGPLFDAPAGLSLAGNKLFVADTNANRIRVVDLATKKVTTLALQGVDPPPPQKEWVAPMASK; via the coding sequence ATGACCCCGGCGGGTACCGACGAGACGTTCCTGCGCACCGCTGTGCGCTCGCGGTTTCTATGGTGGGCGCCGGTGGTGCTCGCGGTGACGGGCCTGTTCGCGACCGGCTGCGAGGCGGCGCCCGGCCCGAAGACCGCCGGGGCAGCCGCGGCGGGGTCCGACGAGAAGCCGACCGGGGAGAAGCGCGAAGCCGCGCCGGAACTGGACGGCGGGGTCGCCTGGCTCAATACCGCCGGGCCGATTAAAATGGCTGATTTGAAGGGGAAAGTCGTCCTGCTCGACTTCTGGACGCTCTGCTGCATCAACTGCATTCACATCATGCCGGACCTGGCGAAGCTGGAAAAGAAGTACCCGAACAACCTCGTCGTGATCGGGGTCCACTCGCCCAAGTTCGACAACGAGAAGGAAACGAACAGCATCCGCAAGGCGGTCCTCCGGTACGAACTCGCCCACCCGGTCGTGAACGACGCGGACCGGAAAATCTGGGAGCGGTTCGGCGTCCAGTCGTGGCCGACCGTCGCGCTGGTTGACACCGAGGGCAAAATGGTCGGCGGCGTGTCCGGCGAGGGGAATTACGACATCCTCGACCGGATGATCGCCAAGCTGGTCGCCGAGGGGAAGGAAAAGAAGACGCTGAACGAGAAGCCGCTCCGGTTCGACCTGCTCCGCTACCGCGAGACGGCCGACACGCCGCTCTTCTTCCCGGGCAAAGTCCTGGCGGACGAGAAGAGCAACCGCCTCTTCATCGCCGACAGCACGCACCACCGCGTCGTCGTCACCGACCTGTCGGGCAAGAAGCTGGCGATCGCCGGGACCGGCTCGCCGGGCCGCGTAGACGGCCCGTTCGCCACCGCCCAGTTCGACGACCCCCAGGGGCTCGCGCTCGACGGCGACACGCTGTACGTCGCCGACCGGAAGAACCACTCGATCCGGGCGCTCGACCTCAAGGCCGGGACCGTGTCGATGGCGGCCGGGACGGGTGAGCAGACGCAAGACACGCGGATGCTCGACCACCCCGGCCCGGCCAAGACGACCGGGCTGAACAGCCCGTGGGACTTGCTCATCGTCGGCCGCACGATGTTCGTGGCGATGGCCGGCCACCACCAGATCTGGGCCATGAACCTGGACAAGAAGGAAATCGGGCCGTTCGCCGGCGACGGCCGGGAAAACATCAAGGACGGCCCCCTGTTCGCGGCCCGGTTCGCGCAGCCGTCCGGGCTTGCGAGCGACGGCAAATTCCTGTACGTGGCGGACAGCGAAGTCAGCGCGATCCGCAAGCTGCCGGTCGACGGCACGGGCCGCGTCGAGACGCTCGTCGGCGAGGGGCTGTTCGAGTTCGGCGACCAGGACGGCGTCGGCTCGGCCGTCCGCCTCCAGCACGCCCTCGGGGTCGCTTACTACGACGGCAAGCTGATCGTCGCCGACACGTACAACAGCAAGCTCAAGTTCCTCGACCCCAAGAGCCGGGAATGCAAGACGTTCCTGGGCGGCCCGGACCCGGACGGGAAAGGCCCGCTCTTCGACGCACCCGCCGGGCTGAGCCTCGCGGGCAACAAGCTGTTCGTGGCCGACACGAACGCGAACCGCATCCGGGTGGTCGACCTCGCCACCAAGAAGGTGACGACGCTCGCCCTCCAGGGCGTCGACCCGCCCCCGCCGCAGAAGGAGTGGGTGGCCCCGATGGCAAGTAAGTAG